The Candidatus Nitrosocosmicus franklandus genome contains a region encoding:
- a CDS encoding carbohydrate ABC transporter permease, translating into MWNIYISLHDVTVTTILKEWRFVSLDNFKQVLNDPNFHISVKISLIFVGGSVAFQFFIGLLISSLLNQISRGKQILIAIFMIPWITSGLIAAFSFKFIFDNSFGIINYLLGYFGFSAIAWLSDPNTVVWSIIIANVWYGTPFTILFLTAGLLSVNQSIYESAKVDGATKIMSFFYLTLPLIKPFIIIDVILITIWSINFFEIPLIMTGGNPLFASTPASLYMYRQAFEFGLLSKGSASGIILLLINVVVAFIYISALRQRR; encoded by the coding sequence ATGTGGAATATTTACATCTCCTTACACGATGTCACAGTAACAACAATATTAAAAGAATGGAGATTTGTAAGTCTTGATAACTTTAAACAGGTTCTAAATGATCCAAATTTTCATATTTCAGTCAAAATTTCGTTAATCTTTGTTGGAGGATCTGTAGCATTTCAATTTTTTATAGGACTTTTAATATCATCTCTACTAAATCAAATTTCTAGGGGAAAGCAGATCCTAATCGCAATATTTATGATCCCTTGGATAACATCTGGATTAATTGCTGCTTTTTCATTTAAATTTATTTTTGACAATAGTTTCGGAATCATAAATTACTTACTAGGGTATTTTGGATTTTCAGCTATCGCATGGCTTTCAGATCCGAATACGGTCGTTTGGTCAATCATTATAGCAAATGTTTGGTATGGAACACCATTTACTATTTTGTTTCTTACTGCAGGATTATTATCTGTAAATCAATCTATTTACGAATCTGCTAAGGTGGATGGAGCCACTAAGATCATGTCCTTCTTCTATTTGACTCTCCCTTTAATCAAACCCTTTATAATAATTGATGTAATCTTAATAACAATCTGGTCGATTAATTTTTTTGAAATACCGTTAATCATGACTGGCGGTAATCCGTTATTTGCAAGTACTCCTGCATCCCTTTATATGTATAGACAGGCCTTTGAATTTGGACTATTGTCCAAAGGGTCGGCATCGGGTATAATACTATTACTTATCAACGTAGTAGTTGCTTTTATCTATATTAGTGCATTGAGACAGAGGCGATAG
- a CDS encoding carbohydrate ABC transporter permease, with protein MDIFSSKQIEMIEKSFVYIALFVFIGLTLFPLIWVFTTSLKPNDETMSFPPKLIPENVTLENYWFVFTNSTIVKSIYNSLIVSFGSMILNVTICAFAGYALARFEFKAKKIFFSFILGLFTIPIVINIIPLYIILANLGLLNSLVSLILTFQILIIPLNIMLLKNYFETIPRELEESALIDGCSKLGVLRKITIPLSMPGFAVASIFSFIFSWNEFVLPIVLANSPNSTLFQVALYQFISLYRIEWGYLSAGIIIALLPVIILIIVFQRQMIKGFTLGSIKG; from the coding sequence ATGGACATATTTTCAAGCAAACAAATAGAAATGATCGAAAAATCATTTGTTTATATCGCTCTTTTTGTATTCATCGGGCTCACACTATTTCCCTTGATCTGGGTCTTTACGACGTCATTGAAACCAAACGATGAAACCATGAGTTTTCCTCCGAAATTGATTCCTGAAAACGTTACACTTGAAAATTACTGGTTTGTATTTACAAATTCCACCATTGTGAAAAGTATCTATAACAGCTTAATTGTCAGTTTTGGGAGTATGATTTTGAATGTTACTATTTGTGCTTTTGCTGGATATGCCCTAGCACGATTTGAATTTAAAGCTAAGAAAATATTCTTTTCCTTTATATTGGGTTTATTTACAATACCAATAGTTATAAACATAATACCATTATATATCATTCTTGCAAATCTAGGACTACTAAATTCCCTTGTATCTTTAATTCTTACTTTTCAAATCCTCATCATACCGTTAAATATCATGTTGTTAAAGAATTATTTTGAGACAATTCCAAGAGAATTAGAAGAGTCCGCATTGATTGATGGATGTTCAAAATTAGGAGTATTAAGAAAAATTACCATACCCCTGTCTATGCCAGGTTTTGCAGTCGCATCCATATTTTCATTTATTTTCTCTTGGAATGAATTTGTTCTCCCTATTGTACTTGCAAATTCACCTAACTCCACTTTATTTCAGGTCGCATTATACCAATTTATTTCACTGTATAGAATCGAATGGGGATACTTGTCTGCAGGAATAATAATTGCATTACTACCAGTAATAATTCTCATCATTGTTTTCCAAAGACAAATGATCAAAGGATTTACGTTAGGTTCAATAAAGGGCTGA
- a CDS encoding NADP-dependent oxidoreductase: MRLKRRPAGSVKVEDFEIVEVEIPDIKEEGDFLVQNIWMSIDPFLRIYMVKGTRFAPPFELNKPLDGGCIGEVIKSKSSQFKVGDYVKANFGWREYWISNDAQIEEKSISKVDPTLAPLSSFLGLLGITGMTAYVGLFKICSLHERHDTVFVSSAAGGVGSVACQLAKIKGCYVVGSCGSDAKVNWLVNELGMDHAFNYRKIGFDNITEELNRAYPNGIDIYFDNVGGKHLEAAFNNMNTFGRIALCGTTSQYNSEDMTYSSKEDQQRSRSASLGPANLSLAVSHRLKLQGFIWSDHFDILGEFNTNMSNGLGMAKYN, from the coding sequence ATTCGTTTAAAGAGGCGTCCAGCAGGATCTGTTAAAGTAGAAGACTTTGAAATCGTAGAGGTAGAAATTCCAGACATAAAAGAGGAAGGTGATTTTTTGGTTCAAAACATTTGGATGTCTATAGATCCATTTTTACGTATCTATATGGTCAAGGGTACTAGGTTTGCTCCACCTTTTGAACTGAATAAACCACTTGATGGCGGATGCATAGGAGAAGTAATCAAATCCAAAAGCTCCCAGTTTAAGGTAGGTGATTATGTTAAGGCCAATTTTGGTTGGAGGGAATATTGGATCAGCAATGATGCTCAAATTGAAGAAAAATCCATATCAAAAGTAGATCCAACCCTGGCACCATTGAGCTCTTTTCTGGGTCTACTTGGTATCACTGGCATGACAGCGTATGTTGGTCTATTTAAGATATGTAGTCTACATGAAAGACATGATACTGTTTTTGTATCTTCAGCCGCAGGAGGGGTGGGCTCTGTTGCATGTCAGTTGGCCAAGATAAAGGGCTGTTATGTAGTAGGCAGTTGTGGTAGTGATGCGAAAGTAAATTGGTTAGTTAATGAACTTGGCATGGACCATGCTTTTAACTATAGAAAGATCGGCTTTGATAATATCACCGAGGAACTAAATAGGGCTTATCCAAATGGAATCGATATATATTTTGATAATGTTGGAGGTAAACATCTCGAGGCTGCATTTAACAATATGAATACCTTTGGAAGGATTGCTTTGTGTGGAACCACATCTCAATACAATAGCGAAGACATGACCTATTCTTCAAAAGAAGATCAACAGCGTAGCAGATCAGCATCCTTAGGCCCTGCCAATCTTTCTCTGGCAGTTTCACACAGGCTCAAACTTCAGGGTTTTATCTGGAGCGATCACTTTGATATTTTAGGAGAATTCAATACAAACATGTCAAATGGATTAGGGATGGCAAAATACAACTAA
- a CDS encoding pyridoxamine 5'-phosphate oxidase family protein translates to MKILDASEPEFGGPMTEEEVRDFLINSNKNIHISTLDEKGEPNIHPTWYYFDDRNEKIYIESGRESRKTQNLRRNNKIYFCIDDDRIPYKGVRGKGTVRISDDVDYNLPTIEKIVVKYLGSVEHPMSHTIISKIRGGDAILLEITPKFYATWDHSKVKR, encoded by the coding sequence ATGAAAATTCTCGACGCAAGTGAACCAGAATTTGGCGGTCCTATGACAGAAGAGGAAGTGAGAGATTTCTTAATTAACAGTAACAAAAACATTCACATTTCGACTCTGGATGAAAAGGGGGAACCCAACATCCACCCAACATGGTATTACTTTGACGATAGGAACGAAAAGATCTATATAGAGAGCGGAAGAGAATCAAGAAAAACCCAAAACCTAAGAAGGAATAACAAAATATACTTCTGCATAGATGATGATAGAATACCCTATAAAGGTGTTCGCGGCAAAGGAACAGTGAGAATATCTGATGATGTTGATTATAACCTTCCCACAATTGAAAAGATTGTAGTCAAATATCTTGGAAGCGTCGAGCACCCTATGTCACACACCATCATAAGTAAAATCAGAGGAGGAGATGCAATCCTATTAGAAATAACACCAAAGTTTTATGCTACCTGGGACCACAGCAAAGTCAAAAGGTAA
- a CDS encoding TIGR03619 family F420-dependent LLM class oxidoreductase produces the protein MKVGISLPQAGSQATKENMLHMAQAAESEGIDSIWTFERLLWPTNPQTPYPATPDGSLPQEYQIMLDPLETLSFLAANTNKISLGTSVLDMLFHNPVILARRLATLDVFSEGRVISGLGIGWSKDEYQASNIPFNNKGKRADEYVKMLKMIWTHEDVEFKGQYYNIPKSKIGPKPVQKPHIPIYLGGFSPNAIKRIVENDLNGWIGIIGGIAPFDYVQSVVNNFRNEVNKANKDANKFKMILLAYPYLKDNSLNSGNNANRDTLTGTIDEIGDDIMKIKDLNVDHIIFAYNFSPIGKDIDKMIDLTKQFSQFAR, from the coding sequence TTGAAAGTTGGTATCTCACTACCGCAAGCTGGTTCACAAGCAACAAAAGAGAATATGCTACATATGGCGCAAGCAGCAGAAAGCGAAGGCATCGATTCGATATGGACATTTGAAAGGTTACTCTGGCCTACCAACCCTCAAACTCCTTACCCAGCAACTCCAGACGGAAGTCTTCCCCAAGAATATCAAATAATGCTTGATCCTTTAGAGACACTCTCATTTTTGGCCGCAAATACCAATAAAATTTCCTTAGGAACATCGGTATTAGATATGCTGTTTCATAATCCTGTAATTTTAGCAAGAAGACTTGCTACACTTGATGTGTTTTCTGAAGGTAGAGTAATTTCTGGATTAGGTATCGGCTGGTCCAAGGATGAATATCAAGCTTCTAACATCCCATTTAATAACAAAGGGAAAAGAGCCGATGAATATGTCAAGATGTTAAAAATGATATGGACACACGAAGATGTTGAATTTAAGGGACAGTATTATAATATACCCAAATCAAAAATTGGACCAAAACCAGTGCAAAAGCCACATATTCCGATCTACCTTGGTGGTTTTAGCCCCAATGCAATTAAGAGAATAGTCGAAAATGATTTAAACGGTTGGATTGGTATTATTGGTGGCATTGCACCTTTTGATTATGTTCAGAGTGTTGTGAATAACTTTAGAAATGAGGTAAATAAAGCCAATAAAGATGCCAATAAATTTAAAATGATTCTGCTCGCATACCCGTACCTTAAGGACAATAGTCTTAATTCAGGTAATAATGCTAATAGGGATACATTGACAGGAACAATTGATGAAATAGGCGACGACATCATGAAAATAAAAGATTTGAATGTTGATCATATAATATTTGCTTACAACTTTTCACCCATAGGCAAAGATATTGATAAGATGATCGATCTTACAAAGCAATTTTCACAATTTGCTAGATAG
- a CDS encoding winged helix-turn-helix domain-containing protein: MVHVHRDRIYMRKDILLKLNEFGELNQSQLMSYCGLNNVAHKPIIDDLVEKGLIIRFEEPWGRHNRIIKYKVSEKGKEIAKAIFEPYELLFPRREEKNE; the protein is encoded by the coding sequence TTGGTACATGTACATCGAGATCGGATTTACATGAGGAAGGACATCTTATTGAAGCTCAATGAATTTGGAGAGCTAAACCAGAGTCAATTGATGAGCTATTGTGGATTAAACAATGTCGCACACAAGCCAATTATCGACGATTTGGTAGAAAAAGGTCTAATAATTAGATTTGAAGAACCATGGGGCAGACATAATAGGATAATCAAGTACAAGGTTTCAGAGAAGGGAAAGGAAATCGCAAAGGCAATATTTGAGCCGTACGAATTACTGTTTCCAAGGAGAGAGGAGAAAAATGAATAG
- a CDS encoding class I SAM-dependent methyltransferase, with amino-acid sequence MVEVKSNKDQVYHNHTVIEQFTKQAVPFTRVSQHSDQYGIDLMLRLSNPKPDDTVLDVACGTGIITCEYAKLVNHVTGIDLTPAMIEQAKILQKKKKLYNVDWRIGDVSILPFNDNSFSLVVTRYSFHHLHDPKVVLEQMKRVCKPGGKILVVDVTPDPDKKTAYNYVEKLRDPSHTEALTIEELRQMMESIGCINMITKHHDLEMDLDTILQSSFPKPGDKDKIVRLFKQDLTQHHLGMKSYLVNDKIHFYFPVSMIIGTKEEI; translated from the coding sequence ATGGTGGAAGTAAAATCGAACAAAGATCAGGTCTATCATAACCATACGGTAATAGAACAATTTACAAAACAAGCCGTTCCTTTCACCCGTGTCTCTCAACACTCTGATCAATATGGAATAGATCTTATGCTTAGATTAAGCAACCCTAAACCAGATGATACTGTTTTGGATGTAGCATGTGGAACTGGAATAATAACATGCGAATATGCCAAACTTGTTAATCATGTGACTGGTATCGATTTGACTCCAGCAATGATCGAACAAGCAAAGATTCTGCAAAAAAAGAAAAAATTGTATAATGTTGACTGGCGTATAGGAGACGTTTCCATACTACCATTTAATGACAATTCCTTTTCGTTAGTAGTAACTAGATATAGTTTTCATCATTTGCATGACCCTAAAGTTGTATTAGAACAAATGAAACGGGTGTGCAAACCAGGTGGGAAAATATTGGTTGTGGATGTTACTCCAGATCCTGATAAAAAGACTGCTTATAACTATGTCGAGAAATTACGAGACCCATCTCATACTGAAGCACTAACGATTGAAGAACTGAGACAAATGATGGAAAGTATTGGATGCATCAACATGATAACTAAACATCATGATCTTGAAATGGATTTAGATACAATCTTGCAGTCGTCATTTCCAAAGCCAGGTGATAAAGATAAAATAGTTCGACTCTTTAAGCAAGATCTTACTCAACATCATTTAGGAATGAAAAGTTATTTGGTAAATGACAAAATACATTTTTATTTTCCAGTATCCATGATTATCGGGACTAAGGAAGAAATATAA
- a CDS encoding SRPBCC family protein, whose protein sequence is MINTQNKSRNVKKIESLFTIVNTNRNTIAMTVTMSSFSLLIVLFAVLNTAVITAYGQQTDTINASKIVNASKDKVWEIVSDVDQNQAYWPITILKSIEKTKNTIERDVTVPAPPFMDNKAHQTITLNPEQFTIIENQTQGAVTGVKTISLVQPEKENNNNVTEIRVVWNLDLSKVPGIGQGFAKNGISNSVTEALDKIAIATTKDTRT, encoded by the coding sequence ATGATAAATACACAAAATAAATCTAGGAATGTCAAGAAAATAGAATCCTTATTCACGATAGTCAACACAAACAGAAACACAATAGCAATGACGGTTACAATGAGTTCCTTTTCTTTACTTATTGTTTTATTTGCCGTACTTAATACTGCAGTAATAACAGCCTATGGTCAACAAACTGATACAATCAATGCTTCCAAAATCGTCAATGCATCAAAGGACAAAGTATGGGAGATTGTTTCGGATGTGGATCAGAATCAAGCATATTGGCCGATTACTATCTTAAAGAGTATTGAGAAAACAAAGAATACAATAGAAAGAGATGTAACTGTTCCTGCTCCACCCTTTATGGACAATAAAGCACATCAGACAATAACCCTGAATCCAGAGCAATTTACAATTATTGAAAACCAAACTCAAGGTGCCGTCACAGGAGTTAAGACCATATCACTAGTACAACCAGAAAAGGAAAACAACAACAACGTTACGGAAATTAGGGTGGTGTGGAATTTGGACTTGTCCAAGGTCCCAGGTATCGGACAAGGATTTGCCAAAAATGGTATCAGTAATTCCGTAACAGAAGCACTCGACAAAATTGCTATTGCCACTACAAAAGATACGAGAACGTAA
- a CDS encoding DUF99 family protein — MKFRTMKRGMRVLGIAESFTKGSMFSKLAGIVMRRDLIIDGMIFGNVTIEGDDATQSILSMYRSLKRNDINCIMLDGIVISMYNIIDGKELEENTKIPVIVVTFEESEGLEGAIRHHFSNSSEAEMKVELYRKIGQRDKIRLWTGKNLFVRYWGISSEDAYTIINFFTLQGSVPEPIRIAKLAARASIRRQ, encoded by the coding sequence ATGAAGTTTCGTACAATGAAAAGAGGAATGCGTGTTCTAGGTATCGCTGAAAGCTTTACAAAAGGTAGTATGTTTTCTAAGCTAGCTGGGATAGTAATGCGGCGTGATCTGATAATTGACGGCATGATTTTCGGTAATGTCACGATTGAAGGAGATGATGCTACACAAAGCATTTTATCTATGTATAGGTCGTTAAAGAGAAACGACATCAATTGTATAATGTTGGATGGTATTGTTATCAGTATGTACAATATAATAGATGGCAAGGAACTTGAAGAGAACACTAAAATTCCAGTGATTGTAGTGACTTTCGAAGAATCGGAAGGTCTGGAAGGTGCCATAAGACATCATTTTTCCAATAGCTCAGAGGCTGAAATGAAGGTAGAACTGTATCGTAAAATAGGTCAAAGAGATAAAATTCGACTGTGGACCGGTAAGAACCTGTTTGTACGATATTGGGGAATAAGTTCAGAAGATGCATACACGATAATTAATTTCTTTACCCTTCAAGGTTCTGTTCCCGAGCCAATCAGAATTGCAAAATTAGCTGCACGCGCAAGCATCAGAAGACAATAA
- a CDS encoding GNAT family N-acetyltransferase, producing the protein MSSLSLVEPRQQDLDFLMDLVRSYYEYDGHAFDAGLVKESIKNLINQPSFGRVWLIDLFDKNSVKSRAIGYIVLTFGYSLEFHGRDAFIDEFFIVESERRNGFGKKTMELIFEKAKEFEIKAIHLEVVTGNHNAYEFYNKIGFTNRSHHLLTKKV; encoded by the coding sequence TTGTCAAGCTTAAGTTTAGTTGAACCTAGACAACAAGATCTCGATTTCCTTATGGATCTTGTAAGGTCTTATTATGAATATGATGGACATGCTTTTGATGCCGGTTTGGTAAAGGAGTCTATCAAAAATCTAATAAATCAACCTTCCTTCGGGAGAGTTTGGCTTATTGACCTATTTGATAAGAATTCTGTCAAAAGCAGAGCCATTGGGTATATCGTATTAACTTTTGGCTATTCTTTAGAGTTTCATGGGCGAGACGCGTTTATTGATGAATTTTTTATTGTAGAATCAGAGAGAAGAAATGGATTTGGTAAAAAAACAATGGAATTGATCTTTGAGAAGGCAAAAGAATTTGAAATAAAGGCTATTCATTTGGAGGTAGTTACTGGTAATCATAATGCTTATGAATTTTATAATAAGATCGGATTCACAAACAGATCACATCATCTATTAACAAAAAAAGTTTGA
- a CDS encoding adenylate/guanylate cyclase domain-containing protein codes for MNSINARDIEIHPHKTIISLYESNIPVETIALQLDLSIEEINDAICKYQEINKVKEESVIQVSKVPKLGMLLVETVFDIESAIKDAQMRTWYNLKVKSQFNISQEKTQELLENFIGTNVTLVILHVDLVCSTDLSMNLPLKRLVPIIQAFTQEMSLVIEAYGGYVLKYVGDAIICFFFTEKDDLYLPCTNAVACAHSMITIIQEGMNTILESNGYTDLGVRIGIDIGENAIVQYGLRPETVTITENLTNTVATNQNYEKRCDGVSNDKNVRKKNGITVHKKPYLDILGYTINIASKMTSFARPNQIIIGEEVYRNLDIQTNRKFKKLNIKNLDWNYLNNATGNTYELYVNNDDNQR; via the coding sequence ATGAATTCGATAAATGCTCGGGATATCGAAATTCATCCACATAAAACAATTATTTCATTATATGAGTCCAATATTCCAGTTGAAACGATTGCATTACAATTAGACTTGAGCATAGAAGAGATCAATGACGCTATATGCAAATATCAGGAAATAAACAAGGTTAAAGAAGAATCGGTTATCCAGGTATCAAAAGTACCGAAATTAGGCATGTTATTAGTAGAAACTGTATTTGATATCGAATCTGCAATCAAGGATGCTCAAATGAGAACATGGTATAATCTGAAAGTAAAATCCCAATTCAACATTTCTCAGGAAAAGACACAAGAACTCTTAGAGAACTTTATTGGTACAAATGTTACGCTAGTGATATTACATGTAGATCTTGTGTGCTCTACTGATCTTTCTATGAATCTACCACTTAAACGCCTTGTTCCTATAATACAGGCATTTACTCAAGAAATGTCTCTCGTAATAGAGGCCTATGGTGGATATGTTTTAAAGTATGTTGGAGATGCAATTATCTGCTTCTTTTTCACGGAAAAAGACGATTTGTATCTTCCCTGCACAAATGCTGTTGCCTGTGCACACTCAATGATAACCATAATTCAAGAAGGAATGAATACGATTTTAGAATCAAATGGTTATACAGACCTCGGTGTAAGAATAGGAATTGATATAGGTGAAAATGCAATAGTTCAATATGGTTTAAGACCTGAAACAGTAACCATTACTGAAAACCTAACTAATACAGTCGCTACAAATCAGAATTATGAGAAAAGATGTGATGGGGTTAGCAATGATAAAAATGTTAGAAAGAAAAATGGTATTACGGTTCATAAAAAGCCCTACTTGGACATTCTTGGATATACAATAAATATTGCTTCAAAAATGACAAGTTTTGCAAGGCCGAATCAAATAATTATAGGGGAAGAGGTTTATAGAAATCTTGACATTCAAACCAATAGAAAGTTCAAAAAACTAAATATTAAAAATCTTGACTGGAATTATTTAAATAATGCCACTGGAAATACCTATGAACTATATGTAAATAATGATGATAATCAAAGGTAG
- a CDS encoding ChaB family protein — MPKTRKNNKNELSEVTKKRIDDLPEHAQHIFEKAHSSALKEYKNPEKRRGGNKESAEEVAHKVAWSAVKKEYEKKDDKWIRKDDSGK, encoded by the coding sequence ATGCCCAAAACTAGAAAAAATAATAAAAATGAACTATCTGAAGTGACAAAAAAAAGAATTGATGACTTGCCAGAACACGCACAACATATTTTCGAAAAGGCTCATAGTAGTGCCCTCAAGGAATATAAGAACCCAGAAAAGAGAAGAGGAGGCAATAAGGAATCAGCAGAGGAAGTAGCACATAAGGTAGCATGGTCTGCAGTAAAAAAAGAATACGAGAAAAAGGATGACAAATGGATCAGGAAGGATGATTCCGGCAAATAA
- a CDS encoding GH116 family glycosyl hydrolase, whose translation MNFDKRYAEFMNATKSEAGKDVNPGGYYKAIWARDAAFILKDQFLSGQYESTLYQSLLIWSNQIGTEVSPLLLYCSNLKKRPLLYGRGSPELNFKSNFVDSSTINKFEGAIPTTIYFERGFCEIYGKNPDIDSTALMIHITSWILTNLIAIKERNENLSANTVTINDMPSNKEGQSIFLNVSLSGIINFFVPRMLKAVTYLQSRDIDNDGLLEQKHNEDWMDTLLRTGKVVYSQACWILALKSLSNLLKIIGNYDESKNLENMAYRTIHAVEEKMWSNKDNCYADTLDADLHLDEKMHNRLVTQDISLYLVALTESSQDIFTDNNDNIQITTNGELYYKQFNHDDSEIHQRAINTLNTLKKRTWKNNLPLVTEKEVAKTGPWRLNPHEYHNHTFWAWITGIEMIARNRFNMMDDFTYLLSKFVSEDNVIHSNMLHEWVHPLTFQGNGAYPFRTGISAIRIAVTEFLIKNMVQKCQ comes from the coding sequence ATGAATTTTGATAAACGTTATGCTGAGTTTATGAATGCAACAAAATCTGAAGCAGGAAAGGATGTAAATCCTGGGGGATACTACAAGGCAATTTGGGCAAGGGATGCGGCCTTTATACTAAAAGATCAGTTTTTATCTGGTCAGTATGAGTCAACCTTATATCAAAGTCTTTTGATTTGGTCAAATCAGATAGGAACAGAAGTATCTCCATTGTTATTGTATTGCAGTAATTTAAAAAAAAGACCGTTATTATATGGCAGAGGATCACCTGAGTTAAACTTCAAGTCAAACTTTGTTGATAGTAGTACCATAAATAAATTTGAAGGAGCTATCCCTACCACTATTTATTTTGAAAGAGGTTTTTGTGAAATATATGGAAAGAATCCTGATATAGATTCAACTGCCCTAATGATCCATATTACTTCATGGATTCTAACTAATTTGATAGCAATAAAGGAAAGAAATGAAAATTTGAGTGCGAATACTGTAACGATAAATGATATGCCAAGCAATAAAGAAGGTCAGAGTATTTTCTTAAATGTTTCCTTATCAGGCATTATCAATTTTTTTGTTCCCAGGATGCTTAAAGCAGTAACTTATTTGCAGAGTAGGGATATCGACAATGATGGATTACTTGAGCAGAAACATAATGAAGATTGGATGGATACGCTTCTACGAACTGGAAAAGTAGTCTATAGTCAGGCCTGCTGGATACTTGCATTAAAGAGCCTGTCTAACCTCCTAAAGATAATCGGAAATTATGATGAATCAAAAAACCTTGAAAATATGGCATACAGAACTATACATGCAGTTGAAGAAAAGATGTGGTCTAATAAAGACAACTGCTATGCAGATACGTTAGATGCAGATCTGCATTTAGACGAAAAAATGCATAACAGACTAGTCACCCAGGATATTTCTTTATATCTAGTTGCATTAACAGAAAGTAGTCAAGACATTTTTACTGATAATAATGATAATATTCAGATCACAACCAATGGAGAATTATACTACAAACAATTTAACCATGATGATTCAGAAATACATCAAAGAGCAATAAATACATTAAATACGTTGAAAAAGAGAACTTGGAAAAACAATCTACCCCTAGTAACTGAAAAAGAAGTTGCAAAAACGGGGCCTTGGAGACTTAATCCTCACGAATACCATAATCATACTTTTTGGGCCTGGATTACTGGAATAGAAATGATAGCACGAAACCGGTTTAACATGATGGATGATTTCACTTATTTGTTATCCAAATTTGTTTCTGAAGATAATGTTATACATTCAAACATGTTACATGAGTGGGTCCATCCATTAACTTTTCAGGGCAATGGCGCCTATCCATTTAGAACAGGCATATCCGCAATTAGAATAGCTGTTACCGAGTTTTTAATTAAAAATATGGTGCAAAAATGCCAATAA
- a CDS encoding cupredoxin domain-containing protein, with protein MNKLLIFIFLSSAIIPNMAGQSGLTKPAEAQSDGDDVIVSIIRDATNFDDQSYQPNPVNISIGDTILWTNDDSARHTVTGLNSESINSIMVEQDNKQKGIIENIVNEIETNIVYNLNNIIGLRDYTLSSETNGDLQSHSVSPGSPSNDITVFDSGIMETGDTFRYTFQEPGTFEYYCTIHPNMVGKVLVS; from the coding sequence ATGAACAAATTATTAATCTTTATTTTTTTGTCATCTGCCATCATTCCTAATATGGCAGGACAATCAGGATTGACGAAACCTGCGGAAGCCCAAAGCGATGGTGATGATGTAATCGTATCTATTATCCGTGATGCCACAAATTTTGATGATCAATCATATCAACCTAACCCTGTAAACATTAGTATCGGTGATACCATACTATGGACTAATGATGATTCAGCACGACATACAGTAACTGGGCTGAATTCTGAGTCTATAAACAGTATAATGGTAGAACAGGATAATAAACAAAAAGGAATAATTGAAAATATAGTCAATGAAATTGAAACAAACATAGTTTATAATCTAAACAATATTATAGGATTGAGAGATTATACTTTATCATCAGAAACCAACGGTGATTTGCAATCACATTCCGTATCCCCAGGTTCTCCATCGAATGACATTACAGTTTTTGATTCAGGAATAATGGAAACTGGTGATACTTTTAGATACACTTTTCAGGAACCCGGTACATTTGAGTACTACTGTACAATTCATCCTAATATGGTGGGCAAGGTATTAGTATCCTAG